One segment of Primulina tabacum isolate GXHZ01 chromosome 6, ASM2559414v2, whole genome shotgun sequence DNA contains the following:
- the LOC142548846 gene encoding auxin response factor 18-like has translation MTNVIHSLNKPMNQVENILDPRLWHACAGGMAQVPPVNSRVYYFPQGHAEYANKTVDFGGFWRISPLILCRVSVIKYLAASETDEVYAKIRLFPLRGSECDVADEGMLLGFEKDEEKEKSNSFAKTLTQSDANNGGGFSVPRYCAETIFPRLDYSADPPVQTILVKDVHGEVWKFRHIYRGTPRRHLLTTGWSNFVNQKKLVAGDAVVFLRAENGDLCVGIRRAKKGICGGVDVVSSGWNTGAANCADSLCRGFSGFLSENGNLSTGYAKKGCENDEMRLKEKGCVRAESVVEAANLAVNGRPFEVVYFPRASTPEFVVRASAVNAAIRVQWCSGMRFKMAFETEDSSRISWFMGTISSVHVVDPVRWPNSPWRLLQVVWDEPDLLQNVKRVNPWLVELVSNVPAINLSRFSPPRKRSRFPQPSEFPFVHLSMPPLLGNPLSPSNPLGFFHENIYAGIQGARQTEFRLSSSHLHFKKPQMGLQSIDFKHLDYTSPLPKIPTGNCPSGQTKFDALRCRLKTGSSTQDFEENNEAKKPVFVLFGQPILTEQQLSQNDSSGRNQENMANNSNGSGSAVIQNCPLEASSDGEFPSEKEEKLDFGFGVTGHCKVFVESEDVGRTLDLSLLGSYEELYKMLASMFNLEQSEMLSNVVYSDVTGATKHMGDDLFGDFTKKARRLTILMDSSSDNL, from the exons ATGACTAATGTTATTCACTCGCTGAACAAACCCATGAATCAAGTGGAAAATATCTTGGATCCTCGGCTATGGCATGCCTGCGCTGGTGGGATGGCTCAAGTTCCACCTGTAAACTCAAGGGTCTATTATTTTCCTCAAGGCCACGCTGAATATGCTAATAAAACTGTGGATTTTGGTGGATTTTGGAGAATCTCACCTCTTATACTTTGTAGGGTATCCGTCATAAAATACTTGGCTGCTAGTGAGACTGATGAAGTTTATGCTAAAATTAGACTATTCCCTTTGAGAGGGAGTGAGTGCGATGTTGCTGATGAGGGCATGCTGTTGGGATTTGAAAAAGATGAGGAAAAGGAGAAATCCAATTCCTTTGCCAAGACTTTGACACAGTCTGATGCAAACAATGGAGGGGGTTTTTCTGTACCAAGATACTGTGCTGAGACCATATTTCCTAGGTTGGATTACTCGGCTGACCCGCCCGTTCAGACGATCTTGGTTAAGGATGTCCATGGTGAGGTATGGAAATTTAGGCATATTTATCGAGGTACCCCGCGGCGCCACTTATTGACAACGGGTTGGAGTAATTTTGTTAACCAGAAGAAGCTTGTAGCTGGGGATGCAGTTGTGTTTTTAAGGGCAGAGAATGGCGATCTTTGTGTAGGGATACGAAGGGCGAAAAAGGGGATTTGTGGGGGAGTTGATGTTGTGTCATCTGGATGGAACACTGGTGCTGCAAATTGTGCAGATTCTTTGTGCCGAGGCTTCTCCGGTTTCTTGAGTGAAAATGGGAATTTGAGCACTGGATATGCCAAGAAAGGGTGTGAAAATGATGAAATGAGACTGAAGGAAAAAGGATGTGTAAGGGCTGAATCTGTTGTTGAAGCAGCAAATCTAGCTGTGAATGGCAGGCCGTTTGAGGTTGTCTATTTTCCTCGGGCAAGCACACCAGAGTTTGTTGTGAGAGCTTCTGCAGTGAATGCTGCCATTAGAGTGCAATGGTGTTCTGGAATGAGGTTTAAAATGGCTTTCGAGACGGAGGATTCATCTCGAATTAGTTGGTTCATGGGAACCATTTCGTCTGTACATGTGGTTGACCCTGTTCGTTGGCCTAATTCGCCATGGCGTCTTCTTCAG GTGGTATGGGATGAGCCTGATTTACTACAAAACGTGAAGCGGGTTAATCCATGGTTGGTTGAATTGGTATCTAATGTACCGGCTATCAATCTCTCTCGCTTCTCACCGCCAAGAAAGAGGTCACGGTTTCCACAACCTTCAGAATTCCCGTTTGTGCATCTTTCGATGCCACCTCTACTTGGCAACCCCCTCAGTCCAAGCAACCCCTTGGGTTTTTTTCACGAAAACATTTATGCAGGCATACAGGGAGCCAGGCAAACTGAATTTCGATTATCTTCATCACATCTCCACTTCAAGAAACCGCAGATGGGTCTGCAATCGATTGATTTCAAGCATCTCGATTATACTAGCCCGCTGCCTAAAATTCCCACAGGGAACTGCCCCTCAGGACAAACAAAATTTGATGCATTGCGATGCAGGTTGAAAACGGGAAGTTCTACTCAAGATTTTGAGGAAAACAATGAGGCAAAGAAACCCGTGTTTGTTTTGTTCGGCCAGCCAATTCTCACAGAGCAGCAGCTCTCTCAAAACGATTCATCAGGCAGAAACCAAGAAAACATGGCCAACAATTCAAACGGATCAGGATCGGCTGTCATTCAGAATTGCCCGCTAGAAGCCTCTTCAGATGGAGAGTTCCCATCGGAGAAAGAAGAGAAGCTTGACTTTGGATTCGGTGTTACAGGACATTGCAAAGTGTTTGTGGAATCTGAGGATGTTGGCCGGACCCTTGACCTTTCACTGCTTGGCTCATACGAGGAGCTGTACAAGATGCTCGCCTCCATGTTCAACTTGGAACAATCTGAGATGTTAAGCAATGTAGTTTACAGTGATGTAACCGGCGCAACTAAACACATGGGAGACGATCTCTTTGG CGATTTTACGAAGAAAGCGAGAAGGCTAACCATCTTGATGGATTCAAGCAGTGACAATCTTTGA